Part of the Rhodococcus sp. OK302 genome is shown below.
ACATTGCCATCGCCGCCGGCGGCACCCATTCGGTGGCGTTGACCGCAAACGGCACCATCACGGCCTGGGGACGCAACAACTATGGGCAGACCACCGCCCCGGCCGGTTCCGGCTACACCGCCATCGCCGCCGGCACCAACCATTCGTTGGCGTTGACCGCCGACGGCACTATCACAGCCTGGGGACGCAACAACCTCGGGCAGGCAACCGCCCCAACCGGTTCCGGCTACACCGCCATCGCCGCCGGCGGTGCCCATTCAGTGGCGTTGACCGCAAACGGCACCATCAAAGCCTGGGGAAACAACAGCTTCGGGCAGCTCAACATCCCGGCCGGTTCCGGCTACAAAGCTATCGCCGCCGGCACCAACCATTCGTTGGCGCTGAACGCCAACGGCACCATCACAACCTGGGGATACAACGGCGACGGGCAGAGCGCCGTCCCGGGAGGTAGCGGCTACACCGCCATCGCCGCGGGCACCCATTCGTTGGCGTTGACCGCTGACGGCACCATCAAAGCCTGGGGATACAACGGCGACGGGCAGACTACCGCCCCGGCTGGTTCCGGCTACACCGCCATCGCTGCCGGCCTCTCCCATTCGTTGGCGCTGAAACCGCCGGCCCCGGCAGCCCCGGCATTCGTTGATGCTGGCCCCGTGACCGTGAACGGTATCGCCGGAACCGAACTGACCCACACATTCGCCGTCACCGGAATCCCGACCCCGACCGTCACCGCCACGGGACTCCCCACCGGACTCACCCTCAGCCCCGCCGGTGTCCTGACCGGAACACCCACGACCACCGGAACGTTCCCCGTTACCGTCACCGCAGACAACGGTGTCGGAAACCCCGCTGCCCTGACGGTCACCCTCACTGTTGCCGCAGCTCCCGCAGCGCCGGTGTTTACCGACGCCGGACCTGTCACCCTCAATGCTGTAGTCGGAACAGCACTTTCACGCGAATTCACGGTCACCGGCAACCCCACCCCGACTGTCACGGTGATCGACCCGTCGAAGCTGCCCACCGGCATGACCTTCACCAACGGTGCGTTGTCCGGAACACCCACCACGGCCGGTACTTACACGTTCACCCTCGAAGCGGCCAACGGTATCGGCACTCCTACCACTTTGACCGTCACCCTCACCGTCGCCGCAGCGCCCGCAGCTCCGGCGTTCACGGACACCGCACCTGTTGCATTGGATGCTGTTGTCGGCACAGCGTTGACCCGAGAATTCACCGTAACCGGTAACCCGACACCCACCGTCACGGTGGTCGACCCGGCGAAGTTGCCCATCGGCATGACGTTCACCAACGGCACCCTCACCGGGGCACCCACCGCGTCCGGGGTCTACCCGTTCACCCTCAAAGCCGCGAGTAGTACGGCGCCTGATGCCACCCTCGAGGTGACCGTCACCGTTGTTGCAGCACCTGCTGCTCCGGCATTCGTCGACGCCGGCCCGGTCACCGCGAACGGTATCGCCGGAACCGAACTGACCCACACCTTCGCCGTCACCGGAAACCCGACACCGACCGTCACCGCCACGGGACTGCCCACCGGACTCACCCTCAGCCCCGCCGGTGTCCTGACCGGAACACCCACCGCTGCAGGATCGTTCCCGTTCACCGTTACCGCAGACAACGGTGTCGGAACCCCCGCCTCCTTGACCGTCACCCTCGAGGTTGCCGCAGCTCCCTCAGCTCCGATATTCACCGACGCCGGACCCGTCACCCTCAATGCTGTAGTCGGAACAGCACTTTCGCGCGAATTTACGGTCACCGGCAACCCCACCCCGACCGTCACGGTGGTCGACCAGTCGACGTTGCCCACCGGCATGACGTTCACCAACGGCGTGCTGTCCGGAACACCTACCATTGCAGGTACTTACACGTTCACCCTCGAAGCTGCCAACGGTGTCAATCCTGATCTGACACTCACTGTCACCGTCGATGTCACGGACGCTCCGAGCACCCCGGAGGAAAACCTGTTCGGATCGCTCGAGCAGATCTTCGGTTTCGGAAGCTGATTTCTTTCCGGCCCGTGCACCCTTGATTGTGTGGACATCCTGACGACGTCACGCAATAAACGATTCCACCATGCGCCTTTCGGCTACTTCATCGGCCAGCGGCCAAGCCAGTAGCGCCAACACAATCCGGACCACCCATTGCGAGGTTTCGTCTCCCGCATCCAGGCCCGCGAGTTCGATTGCGGTGTCGCCAAGCAACTTCGATGACGCCACGTAGTTGTCCATCCCGGTTGCCCGGGCCGCAGTCAGGCCGTCACTGACTGCGGCGTCGGCGCGAATCGCGCGCACCGAAACAAGAATGGCTTCGACAACCCGAGGCTTGCCCGTCAACGATGCAACGGCGGCCGAGACTTCCCGCGCTACTGCTGCTGCACTGCGCGCCATCACCCCGTCACGGATTGCCGCCTTACCGCCCACGTAGCGGTACAGCGTGGCCCGTGAGCACCCGGCGCGCTCGGCTACGTCGTCGACGCTGATGGAGTCGAATCCGTGATCACGGATCAGCTCTGCGGCCACGTGATAGATGCGTTCGATGGCAAGCTCCCGGCGGTTCCCTCCGGCCAGCCAATCCGTTGCATCCGATGCACTTTGTCTTACCATGAGACAAGACTAGCCAGAATTCTCAATTCTTGATGTGCGATCACCGCCATGACCAGCACTGAATGCCAGCACTGGCTAGGCCGTGAGAATTCTCTGAAATTGCAGGTCATCCAGTATTTTCATCGGTTGACAAGCCTGGATTGGACCTGAATTCTGAACCGGTGACCGCCTCAATCGACATCGATCCCTTTGCTCCCGCCAATATCGACAACCCGTATCCGCTGTATGCGGCACTGCGACGCGACCACCCCGTGTACCGGATTCCCGATACCGACTTCTACCTCGTTTCGAGTTGGGAACTTGTCACCGAAGCGCTCGGCCGTACTGCGGACTTCTCGTCCAATCTCACCGGCATCCTGGTTCACTCGGCCGATGGATCACCGACTACGTTCGACCTCGACGGCGGCGGGCAAGCCATCCATGTTCTTGCCACCGGCGACGATCCCAGCCATCAGCAGCATCGCAAATTGGTTCTGCCAACGCTTGTCGCCAAACGCATCCGGGCTATGGAGCCGTTGATCTCCGACTATGCAGAAGAGTTGTGGAACAACCATTTTGACGGTCGCAACATCGAATGGGTATCTGTAATTGCAGATCAACTGCCACTGCGGATGGTCGCCCACCTGATCGGGTTGCCGGAATCCGATGTACCGCAACTCCTTACGTGGTCTTACAACAGCACTGAACTGCTCAGCGGGATAGTCACAGACAATCGCCTGCCCGAGGTTGTCACGGCCGCGACCCAACTCACCGGCTATCTGTACAGAAAACTGGCCGACGCCCAACACTCCCCCGGCGAGAATCTTCTCGGCGATTTAGTGCGCGCTTGCAACAGCGGCGAGGTCGATACAACAGTGGCCGTCCTCATGTTGGTACAACTGGTGGGCGCCGGCGGCGAATCCACCGCCGGGTTGATCGCGAACGCTGCGAGGATTCTTGCCGAGAAGCCTGAACTGCAACAACAACTTCGAGAAGATTCTTCTTTGATCGCCTCCTTCCTCGAAGAGGCACTGCGGCTCGAATCACCATTCCGCGGACACCACCGACACGTCAACGCGGATACGACGTTGGGCGGTATCGAACTGTCCGCAGGTAGTCATCTAATTCTCTTGTGGGGCTCAGCAAATCGCGATCCGACAGCCTTCGAGAACCCGAATGTTCTCGACCTCAACCGGACCAATCTTCGGTCGCATCTCGCCTTCGGGAAAGGTGCGCACTTCTGTGTGGGCGCTGCCCTTGCCCGCCTGGAAGCAAAGATCGCCCTGACGCTACTACTCGCGAAAAGTGAGCACGTATCGCTGGCTGAATCTGCGCCCCCGGAGTGGGTACCGAGCCTGTTTGTGCGACGCCACCACAGCTTGCACCTGACCGTCCAAGCGACTCCCACCGCGGAGTGAAAACGAACATCAGTTTACCGCTAGCAATAACCAGCCGAGGAATCGAAAAATCCTGCGCTACTACCAGATACGCACTTGCCATTAGCCTCTAATCGGGCGATTTGCGGGCTAGAATCGAGGTTATGAAAACAATCAGTTACGCACCCGCAAGATCCGGAACACCAACCCGAACTATCACCGGCGTGGTCCTCGCTTTTCTGATCGCAGCCTTCGGCGGACTCTTCCTGCCGAGCGTCGCTCAGGCAGCCGATGCACCAGTCGAGGCCCTCGAATATTCCGCCGACGGCAACACCTGGGGCGATCAGAATGAGATCGTCTGGAGCACGGACATACTCAGCCCCGGTAACACCAACACCACCACGTTCCACGTACGCAACGCCACCAATACCGCGGGCGTAGTCAATTTCTACCCCGGCGACTACAAAATATCGCCCGCCATGCAGCTGTTCCTGCGCGTTGACGTCAACGGAACTGCGGGCACGTCGGCAGTCATCACCAATCATGAAACGGCACCCGATGCCCTGCTGAACTCGGTGCACCTCGAGCCCAATCAGTCCGCGAAGGTCGCATTTGTTGTCGGAATGCCCTCGACGGCTGGAAACGAGTCGCAGAATGGCAACATCACGGACCTCTGGAACGTTGTGTTCACACCCGATGCCATTGACGGCGGCACCGGTTCGTTCGGATCACTCACCGCCGGTTCGCTTGGATCGCTGGGCTTCGGTTCGCTTGATTTCGGATCCCTGAATGCCGGATCCTCGGGTTCCGGATCGCTTGACCTGGGATCTTCCAACTACGTATCCTCGAGCTTCGGTTCGATCAACGTCGGATCTGCAGACTTCGGCTCCTGATTTTCACCTCCTGAATCTTCTCGAGCAGTACCCCGACAAGGCCGGGCAGCGACTACGCTGCCCGGCCTTTCAGTTTCCCTAACCTCTGTGCAGCGCAGCCCATTTCACCGGCACATGCCTGTCACCTGCACGGATCCATCGACTGCACCGTCCTTCCCGTTGTATGACCTTCTTGGCAGGACAGCCATTTCAACTACCCAGACCATTCATGCTCGCCGGCTGGCCAATAAAAACACGATGGCAGGGTAGCGATTTCGCTACCCTGCCATCGTGTTTTGTAGTTCTTGCGGTGATGCAAAGCTGACTTACGTCGGCTGCTGTACCAGGCTCACGTTGAACTCTGCGAGCCGCACAGACTGCTCCATCGACAGGTTGGTTGCCGCTTTGTCGAAGGTGAACTTGATGGTCACATCGACGTTCTTGCCGTCCTGGGTGGTGTCAACAATCTCGCCTGTCGCGCCCACCGGAATGGTTCTGCCGTCGAGCGACACGGTGGTAACCGGCTTGAACTCTTCCAACAGCGGACTGTCGCCGCTCACACCCAGGTCATTGGTGAAGAGTTTGGCTTTCAGGCCAGTTCCCTTGAGCTCCAAAGCAAATTTGGCATTGAAGGTCAGAACATCACCCGGCACCACGATCATCGTGTTGATATCGATCGGGCCGTTCTGGTCCGACCAATTGGGGGCAGTCACCGGCTTGAGAGCCAGCGATCCCGAACCCACAGGCGGCGCGGTAATTGTTGTGGTCGGCGGCACGGTTGTTGATGTGCCGGAGCCCCCGCCCGAAGATCCACCGGAACCGGAGCCGGTACCGAGAGAACCCAGCGAGCCCGTGCCGGCGCAGCCGGTAAGGAATGCCGCTGAGCCGAGCATGACCAGTGAAACACCGATCATTTTGGTACGACGCGTGTTCCATCGACTGGCGGGAACGGTGCGATCATTCATCCGAACTCTCCCATTCCCGATTTCCGTGTTGTCAGTAGTCATCACTGCAGCCCGTCGATCCAGGCTGCGATGTCTGCCGGCGCATCAGCAGCGGTGACGGTGGTCGCGGTACCGAAACTCGAGACCCGATAGATGTTCCCGCCGTCCACAATCCACAGTTGACCGTTCGAGTCCCACTTCAGTTCAGCACTACTACTGACGGCGGTGCTCGAGATTTCGTCGCCGGCACTGTCGGTTACCACTACTGCCGCACCGGCATCCGTCTGAACCAGTGTTGCCGTAGCGCCTGAGGTTGATACCTCGGGGGCGGACAGGGCAACAACCGGAGGCTTCGGCGGTGTTGTGGTGGTTGTGGTGGTAGCCGGAGCAACAGTCGTCGTTGTTGTCGGAGTTGCCGACTCCGTTGTTGTGGTGGTCGGAACCTCCGTCGTCGGAGTGGTGGTCGGCGTCTGCGTCGAGGTGGTGGGAGCCGCCGGCGTGGTGGTTGGAACCTGAGTGGTGGTTCCCTTTACCTCGGGGTCCGCTGTCAAGCCCTGCTCCACATCCATCTCAAACGCCTCAGGCGCCATCCCGCGTGCGGCGGAGCCATTGGGGTCCGGAGTTGTCGGGTCCCAGGTGGTGTTGTTTTCCCAGCCCTGGTTATCGACGCGGAAACCGGAACCAGTGCAGTGGGTACTATTCGTCGAAAAT
Proteins encoded:
- a CDS encoding cytochrome P450 codes for the protein MTASIDIDPFAPANIDNPYPLYAALRRDHPVYRIPDTDFYLVSSWELVTEALGRTADFSSNLTGILVHSADGSPTTFDLDGGGQAIHVLATGDDPSHQQHRKLVLPTLVAKRIRAMEPLISDYAEELWNNHFDGRNIEWVSVIADQLPLRMVAHLIGLPESDVPQLLTWSYNSTELLSGIVTDNRLPEVVTAATQLTGYLYRKLADAQHSPGENLLGDLVRACNSGEVDTTVAVLMLVQLVGAGGESTAGLIANAARILAEKPELQQQLREDSSLIASFLEEALRLESPFRGHHRHVNADTTLGGIELSAGSHLILLWGSANRDPTAFENPNVLDLNRTNLRSHLAFGKGAHFCVGAALARLEAKIALTLLLAKSEHVSLAESAPPEWVPSLFVRRHHSLHLTVQATPTAE
- a CDS encoding TetR/AcrR family transcriptional regulator — encoded protein: MVRQSASDATDWLAGGNRRELAIERIYHVAAELIRDHGFDSISVDDVAERAGCSRATLYRYVGGKAAIRDGVMARSAAAVAREVSAAVASLTGKPRVVEAILVSVRAIRADAAVSDGLTAARATGMDNYVASSKLLGDTAIELAGLDAGDETSQWVVRIVLALLAWPLADEVAERRMVESFIA
- a CDS encoding alternate-type signal peptide domain-containing protein, translating into MNDRTVPASRWNTRRTKMIGVSLVMLGSAAFLTGCAGTGSLGSLGTGSGSGGSSGGGSGTSTTVPPTTTITAPPVGSGSLALKPVTAPNWSDQNGPIDINTMIVVPGDVLTFNAKFALELKGTGLKAKLFTNDLGVSGDSPLLEEFKPVTTVSLDGRTIPVGATGEIVDTTQDGKNVDVTIKFTFDKAATNLSMEQSVRLAEFNVSLVQQPT
- a CDS encoding putative Ig domain-containing protein, with the protein product MALLDHPRRPHRSRFLRGLAALVASGALVLAVATAAAATPVGVPVTSPNTIAAWGYNYFGQATAPDGSAFTAVAGGEAHSLALKADGTITAWGNNAYGQATAPAGSGYIAIAAGGTHSVALTANGTITAWGRNNYGQTTAPAGSGYTAIAAGTNHSLALTADGTITAWGRNNLGQATAPTGSGYTAIAAGGAHSVALTANGTIKAWGNNSFGQLNIPAGSGYKAIAAGTNHSLALNANGTITTWGYNGDGQSAVPGGSGYTAIAAGTHSLALTADGTIKAWGYNGDGQTTAPAGSGYTAIAAGLSHSLALKPPAPAAPAFVDAGPVTVNGIAGTELTHTFAVTGIPTPTVTATGLPTGLTLSPAGVLTGTPTTTGTFPVTVTADNGVGNPAALTVTLTVAAAPAAPVFTDAGPVTLNAVVGTALSREFTVTGNPTPTVTVIDPSKLPTGMTFTNGALSGTPTTAGTYTFTLEAANGIGTPTTLTVTLTVAAAPAAPAFTDTAPVALDAVVGTALTREFTVTGNPTPTVTVVDPAKLPIGMTFTNGTLTGAPTASGVYPFTLKAASSTAPDATLEVTVTVVAAPAAPAFVDAGPVTANGIAGTELTHTFAVTGNPTPTVTATGLPTGLTLSPAGVLTGTPTAAGSFPFTVTADNGVGTPASLTVTLEVAAAPSAPIFTDAGPVTLNAVVGTALSREFTVTGNPTPTVTVVDQSTLPTGMTFTNGVLSGTPTIAGTYTFTLEAANGVNPDLTLTVTVDVTDAPSTPEENLFGSLEQIFGFGS